The window TTCTTCGGGGGTCAATGCGCGAACATACAAAGCCATGCGGTCCTCCTTTCGCATCTTTCACTCCAAGGGCCTGTCCACAGGGTAGGAGTGCCGCATGTATGCCACGTGAAAGATTTCAAAAGGGGCGGTGATGATTTTTTCAAGAAAGAAGCAGGTGAGAGAGGAAGAAGCGCAGCGTGCGGCACACGTTCGCCGTGTACCGCACGCCGTCTTTCAGTGTCAGGACGTTTGGGGGGTGAACACGGTTTGGCGGTCGAGTGAGATGTTGCTGATGAGATACCCGCTAAAAATGAAGAGTACAGCCAGTAACTCGCTCAACCGGAACAGCCCCGGTCCACCCAAAACGCCGATACTGTGCGCACTCGCGGCAACAAGCCCGCCAATGGCAATCAGTCCAACCCCCACGGTGCGGCTCTGCCCAAAGGCGCTGTGGCGCAGTTTCCAAACGGAGTAGAGCGCACTCCCGACAAACGCAATCGTGCCCAAAATGTTGCTGATGACGATGAAAATACGCACGGGAATGAAGGGGAAGACTTTGGTTTCGACAAAGCCCAATGTATCGGTGTGCGTGAGCAGCGAGGCGTCAATGGGGTGGGTGAAAATAAGCGCGCCGCCAATCGCCGAAAGCAAAAAGACAACCGCCAGGAACGCCCACGCCGCACGACGCGGCGCAACCAGGAAGACCGACCCAGCCCCTAACCACGCGGCAACCATCAACGCCCCGGTGGCATAGTAGAGGCGGTAGGTGAACGGCGTCCAGACGCCGGCGATGGTGGCGATGACTTCCGCCGAGACAGCCACCGTCCAGATGAGCAGGGCAAACGCCCACAAAAGTTGATGTGGCTTGCGGCGTTCGAGCCACTGGCGCAAGACCAGCCCGGTGAACAGCATGCTCAGCAGCACGTCAACCATCGAAAGAAGTAATGCCATGCGTTGCCTCCTTCTTCACCCCAGCCAGCCATGGATGGATGAAGTTTGCAAAAGTTGAGCGCGCGCCAGTATAGCATTTTGCGTAGGTTTGCAAAACGCCCTTGGCGACAAAAAAGAAAAACGCCCGCCGGGTGTTCCCCAGCGGGCGCTCGCTTTTTCCCCCACGATTAGATGGTTGCGAGTGCTTGTTCGAGGTCGGCAATCAAATCATCCACATGCTCAATCCCAATGCTGAGCCGCACAAGCGAATCGCCAATCCCCAGCGCGGCGCGTCGTTCAGGCGGCAGGCTGGCATGCGTCATGATGGCGGGGTGCTCAATCAGGGATTCCACGCCCCCCAAACTTTCCGCCAATGTGAAGAGCCGTACCGCGCTGAGAAAGCGGCGCGTGCCCTCCAAATCGGTATCGAGCAGGGCGGTGACCATGCCGCCAAAGCCGCGTTGCTGGCGCACCGCCAGTTCGTGTTGGGGATGGCTGGGCAAGCCGGGGTAGTAGACACGCCGCACTTTGGGGTGCGCTTCCAGCCATTCGGCAATCCGCATGGCGTTCGCCTGGTGGCGGTCCATGCGCACATGCAAGGTTTTGATACCGCGCAGCGTCAGCCAGCAATCCATAGGACCAGGGACAGCGCCAACGGCGTTCTGCAAGAATTTGAGCCGCTGGAAAAGGTCCTCATGATTGGTGACAATCGCACCACCCACCACGTCGCTATGCCCGTTGAGGTACTTGGTGGTGCTATAAAGCACCATGTCCACGCCAAATTCCAGCGGGCGCTGGAAATAGGGGCTGAGGAAGGTGTTGTCGCATACCACCAGCGCCCCCGCCGCGTGCGCTTTTGCCGTCACCGCCGCCAGGTCCACGATTTTCAGCAAGGGGTTTGTGGGCGTCTCGACCCACACAATGCGCGTGTTGGGCTGCAACGCCGCATCCAGATTGTCGGGGTTTGTCATGTCCACATACGTAAAATCCAGCCCGAATTGGCGGAGCACTTGCTCGAACAAGCGCACCGTCCCGCCGTAGAGGTCGTCCATCGCCACCACATGGTCGCCTTCGCGCAACAGCATCATGATGGTAGTGATGGCGGCCATGCCCGACGCAAACGCCAGCCCGTAGCGTGCGCCATCGAGCGAGGCGAGGTTGGCTTCGAGTTTGTGGCGCGTCGGGTTGTCGGTACGCGAATACTCGTAGCCTTTGTGTTCGCCCGGCGCACGTTGCGCGTAGGTGGATGTTTGAAAGATGGGGGGCATCACCGCCCCCGTTGTCGGTTCGGGCGATTGCCCCCCGTGAATGGTCAACGTTTCAATGTGCAGGTTCGTTTCGTCACGCATAGGTGTCTCCTCATCGAGACTGCGGGATTAGCGCAGTTGTTTCGCCATGTAATCAATCAAGTCAATCTTGGTGAGAATGCCCGCCACTGTGTTGTCGCTGTTGACGACAACCACCACATTCGACTGCACAAAGGCTTCGGCGAGCGCGTCAACGCTCGTTTCGGGTCCCACCAGCGGCACGTTCGTGGAGATGATGTCCTCGATGGTTTCATCGCGGGCGTGTGTGTGCGTGGCGCTCAGCAAGTGTTCCAGCAAATCCATTTCGCTGACCACGCCAAGGTAGCGCCCTTCTTCATCCACCACCACCACTTGCGAGATGTCGTACTGCTTCAACTTGCGGATGACGTCCACTTTGCGCTCTTTGGGCGTGGCGGTAATCACTTCCTGGTCGCCTTTCAACGCCAACACATCCACCACACGCCCTTCACCCAGCAAACTGTAATCGAGGAAGCGGTTTTCGCGCATCCAATCATCATCAAAAATCTTGCTGAGGTAGCGCGACCCACTGTCGGGCAGAATGACTACAATCACATCGTCGGGTCCTGCTTCACGCGCCACCTGCAACGCCGCCCAGACCGCTGAACCGCTGGAACCGCCGCAGAACAAGCCTTCTTCGCGCACCAGACGGCGCGTCATGAGAAAACTGTCGCGGTCGGTCACCTGGATGACGCGGTCAATGTAGTCAAAATCGAGCGTGCCGGGCAGAATATCCTCGCCGATGCCTTCCACCTTGTACGTGTGGGCGGGCGGTATTTCACGGGTGTAGAAGTAATCATGCAAAATGGAACCAATGGGGTCCACACCAATGACCTGAATGTTGGGGTTCTGTTCTTTGAGATACTTGCCCGTGCCGGTAATGGTGCCCCCTGTGCCCATGCCGGCGACAAAGTGGGTGATGCGCCCCTCCGTGCCTTCCCAAATTTCGGGACCGGTTGTGTAGTAGTGGGCGATGGGGTTGGCGGGGTTGTAGTACTGGTTGGCGAGAATGGCGTTCGGCGTTTCTTCGACAATTTGCTTCGAGACGCTGTAATAACTGCGCGGGTCATCCGGCGCAACCGCCGTTGGCGTGATCACGACACGCGCCCCGAAAGCGCGCAGCAGGCGGATTTTTTCCTCGCTCATCTTGTCGGGCATGACGAACACAGCGCGGTAGCCCTTGACTGCGGCGGCAATCGCCAGCCCAACGCCCGTGTTCCCCGACGTTGCTTCGACGATGGTGCCACCGGGCTTCAACAAGCCGCGTCTTTCGGCGTCTTCCACAATGGCAATCCCAATGCGGTCTTTGACCGAGCCGCCGGGGTTCATGAATTCACATTTGGCGAGCACGGTCGGTTTGAGCCCACGCGTGACTTTTTTGAGTTTGACGAGCGGCGTGCGCCCAATCGTATCGAGAATACTTTCATACACCCCATGCGGCAGGGTGCCCGTCGGCGGCAGCCAGACGGGTTCCGTCACTTTCAACATGGCAAGCCTCCTTGCTTGAATTTCATATCATTCGCCGTCCTGAACGCTTGGCAACGTTTTCATGCCTTCGCCAATTCGCCTTTCAAGTACGCAATCGCTTCAACCGGCGTGGGATCCACCCCGTTGAGCATTGCCTGGTAATAACTCACGTAGTCCCCCAGCCAGATCAACGCGAGCATTTCCGCCAGCGGGGTTTCGGCGGACACATGCACATCACGTTGGGGAATGCCTTCGCGCTCCACCAGTTCGCGCGTAATCTCAAAGCGGCGCGTATTGCGTGGGTGGTAGAAGGGCGAGCGCAGGTTGGTGATGCGCAAGTGGGGGAGCAGCGTTTTGGGATAGGGCAAGCCCACGACGACGTTGTGGTTCAATTCGGGGATTTCGTTCCAGACCGCCCAGGCTTTGCTGTTTTCGTTGATTTGGGTAGTCCAGCGGCGGGCGACCGCGCCCAAATGCTCCGCCCCAAAGATGACGGGCAACCCCTCGGCGTACCAGACCGCCAGTTGCTTGGCGCTGTTTTCCTCGGTGGGAACGTCAGGTTGCCAGCCGCTTCCCACGTCTTCCAGGTGGCGGACCGCCGCCATGAGTGTCTCGGTGGGGTCGGCGATGAAGCCCAGGCGGCTCAACACGCCCAGCAACAGCGTGAAACTGTACCCCAAAGCGGCGCGCGGTTGCGCTGCGTAGGCGAAACTGACGAGCGGCACACGCGCCTCGTTGGCTTCGCGCGCCAGTTGCCCGCCCGTGGTGATTGCCAGGCGCTGTGCGCCCCGTTCCGCGGCGGCGCGCCACCCGCTCAGCGTTTCTTCGGTGTTGCCGCTATAACTCGAAGCAATCACCAGCGTGCGCTCGTTGACCCAGCCGGGGAGCCCGTAGCCACGGTGCACCAGCACGGGCACGCGGCCGGTCTCTTGCACCAGCCCCGCCACCAGGTCGCCCCCGATGGCGCTGCCCCCCATGCCAAGCACCAGAACGGCGTCCACCTGCTCGCCCAACGCTGAGGGAAGCGCCGTGTTCTGCACAACATTCCAGGCGGAAAGGATTTGCTGCGGGAATTCCGCAATGCGTGCGAGCATGTTCTCAGGGTCGAGTGTGGCGAATTGCTCCGGCGTATCCAGAATGGTTGTCTTCATGGTTCTGTTTCCTCCTCGGTTTCGTCTTCTTCGGGCGTCATGCGCAACCATGCGGCATAGACTTCGTCGCGCGGCCAGCCCGACAATCGCGCCACTTGCTTGACGGCGCGCGCCCCTGTGATGCCCTCGGCGGCGAGACGGCGCAACGCTGTTTCGACTTGTTCGCGCGTCCACTGTTGCGGCTCGGTCGCCTCTTGCGGTGCGGCGCCTTCCACCACCAGCGTGATTTCGCCACGCGGCGGCGTTTCGCGCACCATGTTCACCGCCTCGGCGAGTGTACCGCGCCAAAAGGCTTCATGCAATTTGGTCAATTCGCGTGCGATGACAATGCGCCGCTCTCCGCCCAGCACGGCGACCATGTCGGCAAGGGTGGCCGCCAGGCGGTGCGGGGCTTCGTAGAAGATGAGCGTATGCGGCCAGTCCGCCAGGTCGCGCAGGCGTGCGCGGCGTTCTTCCGCCTTGCGGGGCAAGAAGCCAAAGAAGGCAAACGCCTCTGTGGGCAAGCCGCTCGCCACCAGCGCGGCAATCAGCGCCGACGGTCCCGGCACCGGCGAGACGGTGTGGCCGGCTTGTACCGCCGCCTGCACCAATTCGGCGCCGGGGTCGCTGATGCCGGGCATGCCGGCGTCGGAGACGAGCGCCACGTCGCCGCGCGCCAGGGCGTCGAGAATGGCGGGGAGTTTGGTGAAGCGGTTGTGTTCGTGATAACTGGTGAGCGGCGTGTGAATGTCATAATGCGCCAAGAGTTTGCGCGTGTGGCGTGTATCTTCGGCGGCAATTAACTGCACCTCACGCAGAATGCGCAAGGCGCGCAAGGTGATATCTTCCAGATTGCCGATGGGTGTCCCGACAATGTAGAGCGTGCCCACACCTCACCCCTTGATGACGGCGAGCGGTTCCAGCCGCGCCACTTTGCGGGCAATCCCCGCCTTTTCGACCACGTCCACCACTTCGACCACATCTTTGTAAGCGAAGGGGGCTTCTTCCGACAAGCCGCGCAGACTGCCCGCCCGCACGACGATGCCGCGCTTTTCCAGTTGTTCGCGCAGGGTGTTGCCGCCAATGGCTTTGCGCGCCTGGCGGCGGCTCATGTGGCGACCAGCGCCGTGGCAACTACTGCCAAACGTGTGCAGCATGGCGTCATTCGTGCCGACCAGCACATAACTCGCCGTCCCCATAGAACCGGGCACGAGCACCGGTTGCCCGACATGGCGATAGTCGGCGGGCACTTCGGGGCGTCCTGGACCAAACGCGCGGGTTGCACCTTTGCGGTGCACGCAGACCGTGCGCTGCTCGCCGTCAATTTCGTACTGCTCAATTTTGCCGATATTGTGCGCCACGTCGTACACCTGGCGCACTTCCCACGGCAAGCCTTCACGCAAGAAGACATCCTCAAAGGCGCGGCGCACCTGGAACGCGAGCATTTGGCGGTTAGCAAAGGCAAAGTTCGCGCCGCACCGCATGGCGGCAAGGTAGTCGCGCCCTTCGGGCGTGTTGAGCGGCGCGCAGACCAGTTCACGGTCGGGGAGCACGATGCCGTATTTGTGGACGGCGCTCTGGAATGCGCGCACGTAGTCGGTGGCGATTTGGTGGCCATAACCGCGCGAACCGCAATGGATTTGCACCACCACTTGCCCTTCAAACAACCCAAACGCCGCGGCGGCGGCGCCGTCGTAAATGGTGCGCACCACATCAACTTCCAGGAAGTGGTTGCCGGCGCCGAGTGTGCCCAACTGCTCACGCCCGCGATCACGCGCTTCTTTGCTCACCGCGCCGGGGTCGGCGCCTTCAATGCACCCACCTTCTTCGGTATGCAGCAAATCGTCC of the Ardenticatena maritima genome contains:
- a CDS encoding bifunctional phosphoglucose/phosphomannose isomerase: MKTTILDTPEQFATLDPENMLARIAEFPQQILSAWNVVQNTALPSALGEQVDAVLVLGMGGSAIGGDLVAGLVQETGRVPVLVHRGYGLPGWVNERTLVIASSYSGNTEETLSGWRAAAERGAQRLAITTGGQLAREANEARVPLVSFAYAAQPRAALGYSFTLLLGVLSRLGFIADPTETLMAAVRHLEDVGSGWQPDVPTEENSAKQLAVWYAEGLPVIFGAEHLGAVARRWTTQINENSKAWAVWNEIPELNHNVVVGLPYPKTLLPHLRITNLRSPFYHPRNTRRFEITRELVEREGIPQRDVHVSAETPLAEMLALIWLGDYVSYYQAMLNGVDPTPVEAIAYLKGELAKA
- a CDS encoding cystathionine gamma-synthase codes for the protein MRDETNLHIETLTIHGGQSPEPTTGAVMPPIFQTSTYAQRAPGEHKGYEYSRTDNPTRHKLEANLASLDGARYGLAFASGMAAITTIMMLLREGDHVVAMDDLYGGTVRLFEQVLRQFGLDFTYVDMTNPDNLDAALQPNTRIVWVETPTNPLLKIVDLAAVTAKAHAAGALVVCDNTFLSPYFQRPLEFGVDMVLYSTTKYLNGHSDVVGGAIVTNHEDLFQRLKFLQNAVGAVPGPMDCWLTLRGIKTLHVRMDRHQANAMRIAEWLEAHPKVRRVYYPGLPSHPQHELAVRQQRGFGGMVTALLDTDLEGTRRFLSAVRLFTLAESLGGVESLIEHPAIMTHASLPPERRAALGIGDSLVRLSIGIEHVDDLIADLEQALATI
- a CDS encoding cystathionine beta-synthase, with protein sequence MLKVTEPVWLPPTGTLPHGVYESILDTIGRTPLVKLKKVTRGLKPTVLAKCEFMNPGGSVKDRIGIAIVEDAERRGLLKPGGTIVEATSGNTGVGLAIAAAVKGYRAVFVMPDKMSEEKIRLLRAFGARVVITPTAVAPDDPRSYYSVSKQIVEETPNAILANQYYNPANPIAHYYTTGPEIWEGTEGRITHFVAGMGTGGTITGTGKYLKEQNPNIQVIGVDPIGSILHDYFYTREIPPAHTYKVEGIGEDILPGTLDFDYIDRVIQVTDRDSFLMTRRLVREEGLFCGGSSGSAVWAALQVAREAGPDDVIVVILPDSGSRYLSKIFDDDWMRENRFLDYSLLGEGRVVDVLALKGDQEVITATPKERKVDVIRKLKQYDISQVVVVDEEGRYLGVVSEMDLLEHLLSATHTHARDETIEDIISTNVPLVGPETSVDALAEAFVQSNVVVVVNSDNTVAGILTKIDLIDYMAKQLR
- a CDS encoding RtcB family protein, with translation MRKSDLQRLSEYLWEIPADYRADMRVPARLYASEALLDEVLHDRSLEQLINVATLPGIQKYAIAMPDIHQGYGFPIGGVAATALPDGVISPGGIGYDINCGVRLLASDLHEDEARPYLEDLATLLYQYCPSGVGRGGHFPLSKKEIERVAVEGARWCLKNGYADEDDLLHTEEGGCIEGADPGAVSKEARDRGREQLGTLGAGNHFLEVDVVRTIYDGAAAAAFGLFEGQVVVQIHCGSRGYGHQIATDYVRAFQSAVHKYGIVLPDRELVCAPLNTPEGRDYLAAMRCGANFAFANRQMLAFQVRRAFEDVFLREGLPWEVRQVYDVAHNIGKIEQYEIDGEQRTVCVHRKGATRAFGPGRPEVPADYRHVGQPVLVPGSMGTASYVLVGTNDAMLHTFGSSCHGAGRHMSRRQARKAIGGNTLREQLEKRGIVVRAGSLRGLSEEAPFAYKDVVEVVDVVEKAGIARKVARLEPLAVIKG
- the rsmI gene encoding 16S rRNA (cytidine(1402)-2'-O)-methyltransferase — translated: MGTLYIVGTPIGNLEDITLRALRILREVQLIAAEDTRHTRKLLAHYDIHTPLTSYHEHNRFTKLPAILDALARGDVALVSDAGMPGISDPGAELVQAAVQAGHTVSPVPGPSALIAALVASGLPTEAFAFFGFLPRKAEERRARLRDLADWPHTLIFYEAPHRLAATLADMVAVLGGERRIVIARELTKLHEAFWRGTLAEAVNMVRETPPRGEITLVVEGAAPQEATEPQQWTREQVETALRRLAAEGITGARAVKQVARLSGWPRDEVYAAWLRMTPEEDETEEETEP